Proteins from a genomic interval of Halomonas alkaliantarctica:
- a CDS encoding TonB-dependent receptor, whose protein sequence is MHAPSLSKLSFAKLPFTKPFSSLSFVSLSGLIGTGLLLSISNGVFAQNTASGTGSSADNTMVVVGSRTPSQISQIPGAVWVIDKQMLEQQTRNGADLKTALGHLVPGLDLAPQGRTNYGQNMRGRGVQVLIDGVSLNSSRGLSRQFDAIDPFNIERVEVLSGASSLYGGGATGGLINIITRKGEEGLNWRTEAGITTGFNNSDDMDRRLSQSISGGNERVQGYLGTAIGDNGRHYDGSGQEIFPDIAQTDLQDNRSIDVLGNLSFRLTDEQSLELGAQLYRSGFEGDRGVYFPNLDAATPNLNDAEIRDGYRSQRDPETDRKLVNVNYHHANLWGQNFYLQAFHREEESSFQAFPYPVADGLQFRASQQNTDLSGIKALFESRLGDDVSLTYGLDLDRETFDANQMLFDTDISDVSGGLVQQASGVEPRYPGYQVDGLSGFLQGDWQATQALKLSAGLRQQHMDVEVDEFQGIPGGENDYEATLYNASALYDYGNGHQNWLQFSQGFELPDPAKYYGKSPDVSVDNNPLSAIETDQVELGWRYQGGNWTAQTALYYAWSDKAVENAEDLSVSVVDEKKRDFGLESAVTRYFDNGLEAGGTLHLVRSEQENNQGEWEKRDARYASLSSATAFIGWTDYVRSARLQANHNFDLKDDADREIDGNTTLDLSLSQETDFGTLSLGVQNLLDDQYSTVWGQRAAMFYSPYYGPEYLYDYQGRGRTYTLNWSMAY, encoded by the coding sequence ATGCACGCCCCGTCATTATCAAAGCTGTCTTTTGCAAAGCTGCCTTTTACCAAGCCGTTTTCTTCGCTGTCGTTTGTTTCACTATCGGGTCTTATTGGCACCGGTCTGTTACTGAGCATCTCCAACGGCGTTTTCGCCCAAAACACTGCTTCTGGTACTGGGTCTAGCGCCGACAACACCATGGTGGTCGTTGGGTCGCGCACCCCCAGCCAGATCAGTCAGATTCCGGGTGCTGTATGGGTCATTGATAAACAGATGCTGGAACAGCAGACCCGCAATGGTGCAGACCTAAAGACAGCATTGGGGCATCTGGTGCCGGGGCTGGATCTGGCTCCTCAAGGGCGCACCAATTATGGGCAAAACATGCGTGGCCGGGGCGTGCAGGTGCTCATCGATGGTGTATCGCTAAACAGTTCCCGTGGGCTTTCCCGTCAGTTCGATGCCATTGATCCCTTCAATATCGAGCGCGTGGAAGTGCTTTCCGGCGCCAGCAGCCTGTATGGCGGCGGCGCCACGGGTGGCTTGATCAATATTATTACCCGCAAAGGCGAAGAAGGCCTGAACTGGCGTACCGAAGCAGGCATCACCACTGGCTTCAATAACAGCGATGATATGGATCGGCGTCTGTCACAATCGATCAGCGGCGGCAATGAGCGGGTTCAAGGCTATCTGGGGACTGCCATTGGTGACAACGGCCGCCACTATGACGGCAGCGGCCAGGAAATCTTCCCTGATATCGCCCAGACCGACCTGCAGGACAATCGCAGCATTGATGTATTGGGCAACCTCTCTTTCCGTTTAACCGATGAACAGAGCCTGGAACTGGGTGCCCAGCTGTACCGTTCAGGCTTCGAAGGTGATCGGGGTGTTTACTTCCCTAACCTCGACGCGGCCACGCCCAACTTGAACGATGCCGAGATTCGCGATGGCTACCGTTCACAGCGCGACCCGGAAACCGACCGTAAGCTCGTCAACGTCAACTATCACCACGCCAACCTGTGGGGGCAAAACTTCTACCTGCAGGCATTTCACCGGGAGGAGGAGTCCAGTTTCCAGGCCTTTCCCTACCCAGTCGCTGACGGCCTGCAATTTCGCGCTTCACAGCAAAACACCGATTTAAGCGGCATCAAAGCGCTGTTTGAATCGCGCCTGGGTGACGACGTTTCGCTAACCTACGGCCTCGATCTGGATCGTGAAACCTTCGATGCCAACCAGATGCTGTTCGATACCGACATCTCGGACGTCTCCGGCGGCCTGGTGCAACAGGCATCGGGGGTTGAACCCCGCTATCCCGGTTATCAAGTGGACGGGCTTTCAGGCTTCCTCCAGGGCGATTGGCAAGCCACCCAGGCGCTCAAGCTCTCCGCCGGGTTGCGGCAGCAGCATATGGACGTCGAAGTGGATGAATTCCAGGGGATTCCTGGCGGCGAGAATGACTACGAAGCGACCCTGTACAACGCCAGTGCTCTCTACGACTACGGTAACGGCCATCAAAACTGGCTGCAGTTCAGCCAGGGCTTCGAGCTGCCAGATCCGGCCAAATACTACGGCAAGAGCCCCGACGTCAGTGTCGATAACAACCCGTTATCTGCCATCGAGACGGATCAAGTAGAGCTAGGCTGGCGCTACCAGGGGGGCAACTGGACGGCCCAAACAGCGCTTTACTACGCCTGGTCGGACAAGGCGGTAGAGAACGCCGAAGATTTAAGTGTCAGCGTCGTGGATGAGAAGAAGCGCGACTTCGGCCTGGAAAGCGCCGTGACCCGTTACTTCGATAATGGCCTGGAAGCAGGGGGCACTCTGCACCTGGTGCGTTCCGAGCAGGAGAACAACCAAGGGGAGTGGGAGAAACGTGACGCCCGCTATGCATCGCTCTCTTCCGCCACCGCCTTTATTGGCTGGACGGACTATGTACGTTCGGCTCGCTTGCAGGCCAACCACAACTTCGACCTGAAAGACGATGCCGACCGGGAGATCGATGGCAATACCACCCTCGACTTATCGCTCAGCCAGGAAACCGATTTTGGCACCTTAAGCCTGGGCGTGCAGAACCTGCTGGATGATCAGTACTCCACCGTCTGGGGTCAGCGAGCCGCCATGTTCTATTCGCCCTACTACGGCCCAGAGTATCTCTACGACTACCAGGGCCGCGGGCGTACTTACACCCTGAACTGGTCGATGGCGTACTGA
- a CDS encoding helix-turn-helix transcriptional regulator yields the protein MATLGSITPSCVPLTTHDLLAIGQRFGIDYHFPEASDRSQPAPCVARGQVMDVEIDPTLRVTHSDLDVLHAYASTSRRAAPWFLSVILEGNIQVGLGQQSFQLQAGDAFSAHFNEQTGLEVLQPAQQRLRILNVSLLACTELPSFSSINSSPIDVTLPTTPVLHTWQVPQFLIHSLEAALASNRPVERQRLLWQGLALQLLAHGLPAASHESSDEGKAVSLRSGLTQRDHQRLERLRQQLEHSPNQDYRLEQLARNAAMSPSSLRTKFHRCYGCSIFDYLRRCRLTQAQAYLRKGYSVQQTAHACGYRHATNFATAFKRAFGIAPHEVFHRH from the coding sequence ATGGCTACACTCGGCTCGATAACGCCATCTTGCGTACCACTCACCACCCATGACCTGCTGGCTATTGGTCAGCGCTTCGGGATCGACTACCACTTTCCCGAAGCGTCCGACCGCTCCCAGCCAGCGCCTTGTGTTGCCCGCGGGCAAGTAATGGACGTTGAGATCGACCCCACACTGCGCGTGACACACTCGGATCTTGATGTCCTGCACGCTTACGCCTCCACTTCCAGGCGTGCCGCGCCGTGGTTTCTCAGCGTGATACTCGAGGGCAATATCCAAGTCGGCCTAGGGCAGCAGTCGTTTCAGTTGCAGGCCGGCGACGCCTTCAGTGCCCATTTCAACGAGCAGACCGGGCTTGAGGTCTTACAGCCCGCGCAACAACGATTGCGCATTCTCAATGTATCGCTTCTGGCTTGCACAGAGCTTCCCTCTTTTTCGTCCATTAACTCTTCACCTATCGATGTTACCCTTCCGACAACGCCAGTACTGCATACCTGGCAGGTGCCGCAGTTCCTTATTCATAGCCTGGAGGCAGCGCTGGCTTCGAACCGGCCAGTAGAGCGCCAGCGCCTGCTATGGCAGGGGCTCGCGCTCCAGTTGTTAGCTCATGGGCTGCCAGCTGCCTCCCATGAATCCAGCGACGAAGGAAAAGCAGTTAGCCTGAGGTCGGGCCTAACCCAGCGCGACCACCAACGCCTGGAGCGCTTGCGTCAGCAGCTCGAACACTCCCCCAACCAAGATTATCGGCTTGAGCAGTTGGCCCGCAACGCCGCGATGAGCCCGAGCAGCCTACGCACCAAATTTCACCGCTGTTACGGTTGCTCGATATTCGACTATCTACGACGTTGCCGCCTGACCCAAGCTCAAGCGTACTTACGCAAAGGCTATAGCGTGCAGCAAACCGCTCACGCCTGTGGCTACCGCCACGCCACCAATTTTGCCACCGCCTTTAAACGCGCTTTTGGCATTGCGCCCCACGAAGTGTTCCATCGCCATTAA
- the foxA gene encoding ferrioxamine B receptor FoxA, with amino-acid sequence MLIPHHRFLRTPLSAAMLSALAVSPLYAQESTELATVTVTAQQAATKVETPSIEIPQSVSTITREQMDNRAVDTVQRATDYTPGVYSNQIGASNRFDYLVLRGFSDGSLSNTFLDGLKVMGDANSHSSMRIDPWFLESIEVVRGPASVLYGRASPGGVVALNSKRPEFEQGGELRFRVGNNHQRSAAFDLTGPIGAEQRVAFRLTGIASAADTQFGPAEEERYAIAPRLTWDITDDTSLTVEAYLQDEPEGGYHSGVPYEGAVVTHNGRKISNNFFDGEEDYDTYERTQRMFGYALEHRFNEQVTGRQLMRYLNSDVVLNQVYGFGWTSPTSDELTRYYSGSDETLEAWTLDNQLEATLSSGFMDHTLLFGVDYQQRENEVSWPSGAFPAIDAFNPVYGADPSAPLYQPLGERHEIDQTGVYLQDQIALDNWRFTLGGRYDWVNIDNANRDSGNTSSLSDTQFSGRAGVVYLFDNGVAPYLSYSTAFTPTSFVDENGDLLKPMEGEQWETGVKYQPNGSTSQYSAALFHISQENVATKEQPTDPYRAVGEIESQGLELEAQIQLTDTLSVQAGYSFTDITYAKSDDGNQGNNAIYSPRHQVQLWGHYEPNDGWLNGVDMGVGIRHYADIAADRANTETVPDYTLVDATIGYDLSQLGVEGVETRLNVNNLLDKEYVASCNSLEYCYFGAERGVTASVHYRF; translated from the coding sequence ATGCTCATCCCCCATCACCGTTTTCTACGCACTCCGCTTAGCGCCGCCATGCTCTCGGCACTAGCGGTTTCCCCGCTATACGCTCAAGAAAGCACCGAGTTAGCCACCGTCACGGTGACTGCCCAGCAGGCTGCCACCAAAGTAGAAACGCCGTCGATCGAAATACCCCAGAGCGTTTCCACGATCACCCGCGAACAGATGGATAACCGCGCGGTGGATACCGTTCAGCGCGCCACCGACTACACGCCCGGTGTCTACAGCAACCAAATTGGCGCCTCCAACCGTTTCGATTACCTGGTATTGCGCGGTTTTTCTGACGGCAGCTTGAGCAATACCTTTCTAGATGGTTTAAAGGTCATGGGCGACGCCAATTCCCATAGCAGTATGCGCATCGATCCGTGGTTTCTGGAAAGCATCGAAGTAGTGCGCGGGCCCGCCTCAGTGCTCTATGGCCGCGCCTCCCCAGGCGGCGTGGTGGCCCTGAACAGCAAGCGTCCAGAGTTCGAACAGGGCGGTGAGCTGCGTTTTCGGGTGGGTAATAATCACCAGCGCAGCGCCGCTTTTGACCTCACCGGACCGATTGGCGCAGAGCAGCGAGTGGCCTTTCGCCTGACCGGGATTGCCAGCGCCGCGGATACCCAGTTTGGCCCGGCGGAAGAGGAGCGCTATGCCATTGCGCCGCGGCTCACCTGGGATATCACCGACGACACCAGCCTCACCGTAGAAGCCTACCTACAGGATGAACCCGAAGGCGGCTATCACTCCGGCGTACCCTATGAGGGGGCCGTGGTCACCCATAATGGCCGCAAGATCAGCAACAACTTCTTTGATGGTGAAGAGGATTATGACACCTACGAGCGCACCCAACGCATGTTTGGCTACGCTCTGGAGCACCGTTTTAATGAGCAGGTGACCGGCCGACAGCTGATGCGCTACCTCAATTCCGACGTGGTGCTCAATCAGGTCTACGGCTTTGGCTGGACGTCACCGACGTCTGATGAACTCACCCGCTACTACTCCGGCAGCGATGAAACGTTGGAAGCCTGGACACTCGATAACCAGCTTGAAGCCACCCTCAGCAGCGGCTTTATGGATCACACGCTGCTGTTCGGGGTGGATTACCAGCAGCGGGAAAACGAAGTGTCATGGCCTTCGGGCGCTTTTCCTGCCATTGACGCCTTTAACCCCGTGTATGGCGCAGACCCTAGCGCCCCGCTTTATCAGCCATTGGGCGAACGCCATGAGATCGACCAGACCGGGGTTTACCTGCAAGACCAGATAGCCCTCGATAACTGGCGCTTCACCTTGGGCGGCCGCTACGACTGGGTCAATATCGACAATGCCAACCGCGATAGTGGTAATACCAGTTCCCTCAGCGACACCCAGTTCAGCGGCCGCGCTGGGGTGGTCTACCTGTTCGATAACGGCGTAGCGCCCTACCTGAGCTACTCCACCGCCTTCACCCCCACCAGCTTCGTGGATGAGAACGGCGACCTGCTTAAACCAATGGAAGGCGAACAGTGGGAAACCGGCGTCAAATACCAGCCTAACGGCAGCACCAGCCAGTACAGCGCCGCGTTGTTCCACATTAGTCAGGAGAATGTGGCCACCAAAGAGCAGCCCACCGACCCTTACCGCGCCGTGGGTGAAATCGAATCCCAAGGGCTGGAGCTGGAAGCACAAATCCAGCTAACGGATACCCTCTCGGTTCAGGCAGGCTACAGCTTCACCGACATCACCTACGCCAAAAGCGACGACGGCAACCAGGGCAACAACGCGATTTACTCTCCACGGCATCAAGTCCAGCTGTGGGGCCACTACGAGCCCAACGACGGCTGGTTAAACGGTGTGGATATGGGAGTCGGTATACGCCACTACGCGGATATCGCCGCTGACCGGGCCAACACCGAAACCGTGCCCGACTACACCCTGGTGGATGCCACCATTGGCTACGACCTCAGCCAACTCGGCGTTGAAGGCGTCGAAACACGCTTAAACGTGAACAATTTATTGGATAAAGAGTACGTGGCCTCCTGCAACTCCCTGGAGTACTGCTATTTCGGCGCCGAGCGCGGTGTGACCGCCAGCGTGCACTATCGTTTCTAA
- a CDS encoding ABC transporter substrate-binding protein has translation MRHTNLLSLLARCGLFVVCMLTVATAHAQWATVDWTIAETLLAIDAPVSSIAQQSDYHAWVGEPPIPDSVTDMGLRTQPNLELLAHVPPEQTLISPMFAGLTPRLEKIAPVTLFSLYSPGTNTWQEIQTLTRQLGELTERQPQAEELIEETQALMTTLRESRSLSQSEIAPLLMVQFMDARHVRVFGENSLYNAVLEQLALPNAWDQPTNAWGFALVGIEALARYPEATLVIIDPLPAGVEEQLAKSGLWQQLPSVKHDNLVHLPPAWSFGALPSAQRFAQKLTTALEAAPAVSH, from the coding sequence ATGCGCCACACCAACCTGCTCTCTTTGCTCGCGCGCTGCGGGCTGTTCGTCGTTTGTATGCTGACCGTTGCTACCGCCCACGCCCAGTGGGCAACGGTGGACTGGACCATCGCCGAAACTCTGTTAGCGATTGATGCGCCGGTTAGCAGCATTGCTCAGCAGAGTGACTACCATGCCTGGGTAGGCGAGCCACCTATTCCCGACAGCGTCACCGATATGGGGCTACGCACCCAGCCCAACCTTGAGTTGTTGGCCCATGTGCCGCCAGAACAGACACTTATTTCACCCATGTTCGCTGGTTTGACGCCACGTTTGGAGAAAATCGCCCCGGTCACTTTGTTCTCACTCTACTCTCCCGGCACCAATACCTGGCAAGAAATACAAACCCTGACCCGCCAGCTAGGCGAATTAACCGAGCGCCAGCCCCAAGCAGAAGAGCTAATTGAAGAAACCCAAGCTTTGATGACCACACTGCGCGAATCCCGGTCCCTCTCACAGTCAGAAATCGCGCCGCTATTGATGGTGCAGTTTATGGATGCCCGTCACGTGCGGGTGTTTGGGGAGAACAGCTTATATAACGCCGTGCTTGAACAACTGGCGCTGCCCAATGCCTGGGATCAGCCCACCAATGCCTGGGGGTTTGCGCTGGTGGGGATTGAAGCGCTGGCGCGCTACCCCGAAGCAACGCTGGTGATCATCGACCCGCTGCCTGCCGGGGTCGAAGAGCAGCTTGCAAAAAGCGGCCTATGGCAGCAACTCCCCAGCGTTAAACACGACAATCTGGTTCACTTGCCACCCGCCTGGAGCTTCGGTGCGCTGCCTTCCGCCCAGCGTTTTGCCCAGAAGCTGACGACGGCGCTAGAGGCAGCGCCAGCGGTTAGCCACTAG
- a CDS encoding type II toxin-antitoxin system YhaV family toxin — protein MKPLEVNGWTIYAHPLFLEQVEALTVKVRHLQSKDPAGYRNKAATKRLAAIMKLALNDIPQDPSGTQYRQGNTLGAEHTHWQRAKFYQQYRLFFRYDAASKIIIYAWVYDDATKRAYGSKHDAYSVFQKMLSSGNPPDSWKALQKASISEVERINTLFAADDDKT, from the coding sequence ATGAAGCCTCTGGAGGTTAATGGATGGACGATTTATGCCCATCCGTTGTTCTTGGAACAAGTCGAAGCACTCACCGTGAAGGTGAGACATCTTCAATCGAAAGATCCTGCCGGTTATCGCAATAAGGCGGCCACCAAGCGCCTAGCCGCGATAATGAAGCTGGCCTTGAATGATATTCCGCAGGATCCATCAGGCACTCAATACCGCCAAGGAAACACGCTTGGCGCAGAGCACACTCATTGGCAACGAGCAAAGTTCTACCAGCAGTACCGGCTGTTCTTTCGCTACGATGCTGCGAGCAAAATCATTATTTATGCGTGGGTCTATGATGACGCTACAAAACGCGCTTACGGCAGTAAGCATGATGCTTACTCTGTCTTTCAGAAAATGCTCAGCAGTGGCAACCCACCGGACAGCTGGAAAGCCTTACAGAAAGCCTCAATAAGTGAAGTTGAACGTATCAATACGCTTTTTGCGGCAGATGATGACAAAACCTAA
- a CDS encoding type II toxin-antitoxin system PrlF family antitoxin: MSTLIEDDSTLTDRYQTTVPASIRRALKLKRRDRIHYTVRPDGEVVLSRVSDEAKHDPVMVNFLNFLERDLLAHPENIRPVTASSFAEAERLTAGIEVDLEEALEEDDDDE; encoded by the coding sequence GTGAGCACGCTTATCGAAGACGATTCAACTCTGACGGATCGCTATCAAACGACTGTTCCGGCATCGATTCGCCGGGCGCTAAAGCTGAAACGCCGAGACCGTATCCATTATACCGTGCGTCCAGATGGTGAAGTGGTGCTTTCCCGGGTAAGTGATGAGGCCAAGCACGACCCTGTGATGGTCAACTTCCTTAATTTTCTGGAGCGCGACCTTCTGGCGCATCCAGAAAATATTCGCCCGGTGACCGCGAGTAGCTTTGCCGAGGCCGAACGCCTTACCGCAGGTATTGAGGTAGACCTCGAAGAGGCGCTCGAAGAGGATGATGACGACGAATGA
- a CDS encoding YifB family Mg chelatase-like AAA ATPase has product MTLAIVATRAGVGLDAPAVHVEVHLANGLPGLTLVGLPETAVKESRERVRSALVNAGFDFPNTRRITLNLAPADLPKEGGRFDLPIALGILAASGQIPVEALEGMECAGELALDGKLRAVPGILPFALATRRAKKALIVPRDCADEAALAGDLPVLPADTLWQVVAHLLDQEKIPPHKLSASVKTTAPVDDLADVRGQQQARRALEVAAAGGHNLLFAGPPGTGKTMLASRLPGILPPLSEEDALEVAAVRSVCGLPLEADWGKRPFRQPHHSASGAALVGGGSKPKPGEISLAHHGVLFLDELPEFSRHVLEVLRQPLETGEIHLARASHERRYPAQFQLVAAMNPCPCGHLGDPRQRCQCTASQIQRYQARLSGPLLDRIDLQVEVPALPPEQLTAQTQGESSEAVRERVMAARERQMERGALNSQLSGKALEAACALNDEERAWLAGVLEKLKLSARAYHRVLRVALTLADLQGAPKPTQPHLIEAIGYRQLDRMLKGA; this is encoded by the coding sequence ATGACGCTAGCCATTGTAGCCACGCGAGCAGGCGTAGGTTTAGATGCACCGGCGGTGCATGTTGAGGTGCATCTGGCTAACGGCTTGCCGGGTCTAACGCTAGTGGGCTTGCCGGAAACGGCGGTGAAAGAGAGCCGCGAACGGGTACGCAGCGCGCTAGTTAATGCGGGCTTCGATTTTCCTAATACCCGGCGTATTACCTTAAACCTCGCCCCCGCCGACCTGCCTAAAGAGGGTGGCCGTTTTGATCTGCCCATTGCACTAGGCATTCTGGCCGCCTCTGGGCAAATCCCGGTGGAAGCGTTAGAAGGTATGGAGTGTGCTGGCGAGTTAGCCCTGGATGGCAAACTGCGCGCCGTACCGGGAATACTCCCTTTTGCCCTGGCCACCCGGCGGGCAAAGAAAGCGTTGATTGTTCCCCGCGACTGCGCCGATGAAGCAGCCCTGGCAGGCGATTTGCCGGTGCTGCCTGCGGACACTCTCTGGCAAGTCGTGGCGCACTTGCTCGATCAAGAGAAGATCCCCCCGCACAAGCTCAGCGCCTCGGTAAAAACCACCGCCCCGGTGGATGACCTCGCCGATGTGCGCGGCCAGCAGCAGGCACGCCGCGCGCTGGAAGTCGCTGCGGCTGGGGGCCACAACCTGTTGTTTGCAGGCCCGCCGGGTACCGGCAAAACCATGCTAGCCAGCCGTTTGCCAGGTATTCTGCCGCCGCTTTCCGAAGAGGATGCCCTGGAAGTCGCTGCCGTGCGTTCGGTTTGCGGGCTACCGCTGGAAGCTGACTGGGGTAAGCGGCCTTTTAGGCAGCCCCATCACAGCGCCAGCGGCGCCGCCCTGGTAGGCGGTGGCTCGAAGCCAAAGCCCGGTGAAATTTCACTCGCCCACCACGGCGTGCTGTTCTTGGATGAGCTGCCGGAGTTTTCCCGCCACGTACTAGAGGTGCTGCGCCAGCCGCTGGAAACCGGAGAAATCCATTTAGCTCGCGCCAGCCATGAACGCCGCTACCCCGCTCAGTTTCAATTAGTCGCCGCTATGAACCCATGCCCCTGTGGCCACTTGGGCGATCCACGCCAACGCTGCCAGTGTACCGCCAGCCAAATCCAGCGTTATCAAGCACGGCTTTCCGGCCCACTGCTAGACCGTATCGATCTACAGGTGGAAGTCCCCGCCCTGCCGCCAGAGCAGCTCACCGCGCAAACCCAAGGCGAATCATCGGAAGCCGTGCGTGAGCGGGTGATGGCCGCCCGGGAACGACAAATGGAACGTGGCGCGCTGAACAGCCAGTTAAGCGGCAAAGCCCTGGAAGCCGCCTGCGCGCTTAATGATGAAGAGCGCGCCTGGCTGGCGGGCGTGCTCGAAAAGCTCAAGCTCTCTGCCCGCGCCTATCACCGCGTACTGCGTGTGGCGTTAACGCTTGCGGATTTACAGGGAGCGCCTAAGCCCACCCAGCCGCACCTTATTGAAGCGATTGGCTACCGGCAGTTAGATCGAATGTTGAAAGGGGCGTAA
- a CDS encoding NADPH-dependent FMN reductase, protein MGSSVKRVLVFAGSAREGSLNKQLAKLAAKRIEVLGGKATFIDLKDYPCPLFDEDIEAQGMPENVLKLREILADHQAVMIASPEYNGFITPLLKNTLDWLSRPYQDTPGLGLFAGKWAALVAASPGGLGGIRALPLGQQLLANLGLIVLPQPLSLAKAGSAFNDSGALHDETTGQKLDALCQRLVDSLAATR, encoded by the coding sequence ATGGGATCAAGCGTCAAAAGGGTGCTGGTATTTGCAGGCAGTGCTCGTGAAGGCTCGCTTAATAAACAGCTTGCTAAGCTTGCTGCTAAGCGCATTGAAGTCTTGGGTGGAAAGGCAACCTTTATCGATTTAAAGGATTACCCCTGCCCACTATTTGATGAGGATATTGAAGCCCAGGGCATGCCGGAGAATGTGCTCAAGCTGCGTGAAATTCTGGCGGATCACCAAGCAGTGATGATCGCCTCGCCGGAGTACAATGGCTTTATCACGCCGCTGCTGAAAAACACGCTGGACTGGCTGTCACGACCCTACCAGGATACGCCGGGGCTCGGGTTATTTGCCGGTAAGTGGGCAGCGCTGGTGGCGGCGTCCCCCGGTGGGCTAGGTGGCATCCGTGCGCTACCGCTTGGTCAGCAACTGTTAGCCAATCTGGGGCTGATCGTGCTGCCACAGCCATTGTCGCTGGCGAAAGCGGGCAGCGCCTTCAACGATAGTGGTGCGTTACATGATGAAACCACGGGGCAAAAGCTGGATGCGCTGTGTCAACGCCTAGTGGATTCACTGGCCGCCACCCGCTAA
- a CDS encoding esterase-like activity of phytase family protein, translating to MIKPVLTAALTLFAFTGSAHAQQVFPATLTGHAQLPGSTFVSAPAGAAEHYNVSGRFTGQEGRVEQLYTNMQATGLALPFPSQPLQGFSGIRSLGNDRYLVLTDNGFGSKANSSDVILMFNIIKTDWDTGRVIIEETVQLSDPNRKVSFPIMNEATPGRFLTGADFDIESIQPVGDRYWIGDEFGPWIIQVDSEGEVLQVLATNPGGTLMRSPDNAFALTPNPGAPLADNVRVFRSGGYEGMALSEDQTTLYPLLEKPIWDSTANAPETIDGTPVLRMFELHAENGEWGDTTRFYPLASADHAIGDFNLIGGTRGLIIERDSRQGDPREEWADNPAEFKRIYLVDLNRTNEQGVLEKIAYIDLMDIQDPDGIAPRGTINGTFNFPFVTIENVDRVDESTIVVANDNNYPFSMGRQQGHADDNELILLDVEDFLNAQ from the coding sequence ATGATAAAGCCAGTATTAACAGCTGCTCTTACTCTCTTTGCATTTACCGGTTCGGCACACGCCCAGCAGGTCTTTCCAGCTACATTGACCGGCCATGCCCAGCTACCCGGCAGTACCTTTGTATCCGCCCCTGCCGGAGCCGCTGAGCACTATAACGTCTCCGGCCGTTTTACTGGCCAAGAGGGCCGCGTTGAGCAGCTGTATACGAACATGCAAGCCACGGGCTTAGCGCTACCCTTCCCCAGCCAGCCTCTGCAGGGTTTTTCTGGCATTCGCTCACTTGGCAATGACCGTTATCTGGTGTTGACCGATAACGGCTTTGGTTCCAAGGCGAACTCCTCTGACGTCATTTTGATGTTTAACATCATAAAGACTGACTGGGACACTGGGCGCGTCATCATCGAAGAAACCGTTCAACTATCGGATCCAAACCGCAAGGTGTCCTTCCCGATTATGAATGAAGCCACTCCTGGTCGTTTTTTAACCGGGGCTGATTTCGATATTGAATCGATACAGCCGGTGGGCGATCGCTACTGGATTGGCGATGAGTTCGGGCCTTGGATTATCCAGGTAGATAGTGAGGGCGAAGTGCTGCAAGTGCTGGCCACCAATCCTGGTGGAACGCTGATGCGCTCCCCCGACAATGCCTTTGCCCTCACTCCGAACCCTGGAGCACCTCTCGCTGATAATGTGAGGGTGTTTCGCTCTGGCGGTTACGAGGGCATGGCACTCTCCGAAGACCAAACCACCCTTTACCCCTTATTGGAAAAGCCAATCTGGGACAGCACCGCCAACGCCCCGGAAACCATTGATGGCACCCCCGTACTAAGAATGTTCGAGCTTCATGCTGAAAACGGCGAATGGGGCGACACAACCCGCTTCTACCCGTTGGCGTCAGCGGATCATGCGATTGGCGATTTCAATCTCATTGGCGGAACTCGCGGCTTGATCATTGAGCGTGATAGCCGTCAGGGCGATCCGCGAGAAGAGTGGGCAGACAATCCTGCCGAGTTCAAACGCATCTATCTCGTCGATCTCAACCGCACAAATGAGCAGGGCGTACTTGAGAAAATCGCCTATATAGACCTTATGGATATCCAGGATCCAGACGGCATCGCACCCCGCGGCACGATCAACGGCACCTTTAATTTCCCCTTTGTGACCATTGAGAACGTGGATCGGGTCGATGAGAGCACCATCGTGGTCGCCAATGACAACAACTACCCTTTCTCGATGGGTCGCCAGCAAGGCCACGCCGATGATAATGAGCTAATACTGCTCGATGTAGAGGACTTCCTGAACGCCCAGTAA